A genomic window from Salvia hispanica cultivar TCC Black 2014 chromosome 5, UniMelb_Shisp_WGS_1.0, whole genome shotgun sequence includes:
- the LOC125186024 gene encoding 60S ribosomal protein L18a — MVTYRFHQYQVVGRALPTETEEHPKIYRMKLWATNEVRAKSKFWYFLRKLKKVKKSNGQVLAINEIFEKNPTTIKNYGIWLRYQSRTGYHNMYKEYRDTTLNGGVEQMYTEMASRHRVRSHCIQIIKTATVPAKLCKRESTKQFHDSKIKFPLVYKKVRPPSRKLKTTYKATRPNLFM, encoded by the exons ATGGTGACTTACCGG TTCCATCAGTACCAGGTGGTGGGGAGAGCTCTGCCGACGGAGACGGAGGAGCATCCGAAGATCTACCGCATGAAGCTTTGGGCCACCAATGAAGTCCGCGCCAAGTCCAAATTTTG GTATTTCTTGAGGAAGCTTAAGAAGGTGAAGAAGAGCAACGGCCAGGTTCTAGCTATCAACGAG ATTTTCGAGAAGAACCCTACAACCATCAAGAACTACGGCATCTGGTTGAGATACCAGAGCAGAACTGGGTATCACAACATGTACAAGGAGTACCGTGACACCACTCTGAACGGGGGCGTTGAGCAGATGTACACCGAGATGGCCTCCCGCCACAGGGTGCGCAGCCACTGCATCCAAATCATCAAGACTGCCACTGTCCCGGCCAAGCTTTGCAAGAGGGAGAGCACTAAGCAGTTCCATGATTCCAAGATCAAGTTTCCCTTGGTCTACAAGAAGGTTAGACCACCTTCCAGGAAGCTCAAGACCACATACAAAGCAACCAGGCCCAACTTGTTTATGTAA